One genomic window of Tenacibaculum tangerinum includes the following:
- a CDS encoding sensor histidine kinase — protein MGTIDGTAQNQPLKNYTQNNGLPSLHINKSIQDHTGYLWLASKNGLIRFDGDEFNTYTTKNGLISNNITTVATRENTLFIGTDKGLSIKDYRGYTNFEGNHINAILTTKNHTFLGTNKGIFRVREEYLSPLRTNFQIDLNRINDIAFDGNFYWVATNKALWKIDELINPKVLKRIDTDNYTSVLIHQKNIIATTYNNGIQVVSNDKVTPLTTSIKKITGIKKIDNQFWILSEDEGIEILDAGFNFVRNINKYNTLATNKITDAFQDNEKNTWITTKNNGIYFIQNKKSEQKKPTISFENIEVVFSSIDSIDINNYPKTLQLPSNKNHISFYYKTININRLNKVTYRYKLNNQTSPWSTKNVVDFAYLAPGNYTFSAQSKVGNMESAPIEFNFFIDTPIYKKSWFIWSVIGFISLIVALIIWSYVRRIQAKNKAKVAKLKLENHLLSLEQKALQLQMNPHFIFNVLNGIKALGNSGKSSELNATISKFATLLRGVLQNSRQEEISLAEEITTLENYIELEQQINSRTFEYAIHTKLPVDPEEVLIPPMLIQPFVENSIKHGISSTTNGKITIDFFVKNDFLYCSVIDNGIGIEQSKKRTKVSSHTSVALKVTQERIQNLSKNCTFSIHELYEGNKVTGTKVLFKIPFKTDF, from the coding sequence TTGGGAACAATTGACGGTACTGCTCAAAACCAACCGTTAAAAAATTATACTCAAAACAACGGTTTACCTAGCCTGCATATAAACAAAAGTATTCAAGACCATACTGGTTACCTTTGGTTGGCTTCTAAGAACGGATTGATTCGCTTCGACGGAGATGAATTTAACACCTATACTACCAAAAATGGATTGATTTCTAACAATATCACGACTGTTGCCACCAGGGAAAACACTCTTTTTATAGGAACTGACAAGGGTTTAAGTATTAAAGATTATCGTGGGTACACGAATTTTGAAGGCAATCATATCAACGCTATCTTAACCACCAAAAACCATACTTTTTTAGGAACTAACAAAGGAATTTTTCGGGTTCGTGAAGAGTACCTCTCTCCGCTTCGCACCAACTTTCAAATTGACCTCAACCGTATAAACGACATTGCTTTTGACGGTAACTTTTATTGGGTGGCTACCAACAAAGCGTTGTGGAAAATTGACGAACTTATCAATCCAAAAGTTTTAAAACGAATTGATACTGATAACTACACCTCAGTATTAATTCATCAAAAAAATATAATTGCGACTACCTACAACAATGGCATACAAGTGGTTTCTAATGATAAGGTAACACCACTAACCACATCGATAAAAAAAATTACTGGAATTAAAAAAATTGACAATCAATTTTGGATTCTTTCGGAAGATGAAGGTATTGAAATACTCGATGCCGGCTTTAACTTTGTTAGAAACATTAACAAATACAACACCCTAGCCACGAATAAAATTACAGATGCTTTTCAAGACAATGAAAAAAACACGTGGATAACGACAAAAAATAACGGTATTTATTTCATTCAAAATAAGAAATCTGAACAAAAAAAGCCTACCATTTCTTTTGAAAACATCGAAGTTGTGTTCTCTTCAATAGATAGTATCGACATCAATAATTACCCTAAAACACTTCAGCTTCCATCAAATAAAAACCATATTTCTTTTTATTACAAAACAATAAATATCAATCGCTTAAACAAGGTAACATATCGCTACAAGTTGAACAATCAAACAAGTCCGTGGAGCACAAAAAATGTTGTCGATTTTGCCTATTTAGCCCCTGGAAACTATACTTTTTCAGCTCAATCGAAAGTTGGAAACATGGAAAGCGCTCCGATTGAGTTTAACTTTTTTATCGATACCCCTATCTACAAGAAAAGCTGGTTTATTTGGTCTGTAATTGGATTCATTTCTTTGATAGTAGCGCTGATTATTTGGTCGTACGTTCGAAGAATCCAAGCCAAGAATAAAGCAAAAGTAGCCAAATTAAAATTAGAGAATCATTTGCTATCACTAGAGCAAAAAGCCCTGCAATTACAAATGAATCCGCACTTTATTTTTAATGTTTTAAACGGAATCAAAGCCTTAGGAAATTCAGGAAAATCATCCGAATTAAACGCCACCATTAGTAAATTTGCCACCCTTTTAAGAGGGGTTTTACAAAACTCTAGACAAGAAGAAATTAGTTTAGCAGAAGAAATAACTACCCTAGAAAATTATATTGAATTAGAACAACAAATCAATTCAAGAACTTTCGAATATGCAATACACACAAAACTCCCTGTAGATCCTGAAGAAGTATTAATTCCACCAATGCTCATACAGCCTTTTGTAGAAAACAGCATAAAACACGGGATTTCATCTACAACAAATGGAAAAATTACTATTGATTTCTTTGTGAAAAATGATTTTTTATATTGCTCTGTGATTGATAATGGTATTGGAATCGAGCAATCAAAAAAACGTACCAAGGTAAGTTCGCATACTTCTGTCGCCTTAAAAGTTACCCAAGAAAGAATACAAAACTTATCAAAAAACTGTACCTTTTCCATTCATGAATTGTATGAAGGAAATAAGGTAACAGGAACGAAAGTACTTTTTAAAATTCCTTTTAAAACTGATTTTTAA